The Streptomyces sp. NBC_01255 genome window below encodes:
- a CDS encoding helix-turn-helix domain-containing protein, whose amino-acid sequence MADDADAMAVVREVDDVETLKALSDPLRLAILRTMMSDVRGSHRVKDIAQLLDQPPTRLYRHIKVLEAAGLIKVTQTRMVSGIQESQYQVAQFALRLSRDLLAAPGNAGELADAFAVALNDFRDRLVRDIISGRFQPEPEPEAAEKPDPLGPMVVALDRRLSPERATEFRSRLSALMEEFNRPDDEENAVVPVEFLLMFWAPKEPTGESPA is encoded by the coding sequence ATGGCTGACGATGCCGACGCGATGGCGGTCGTCCGGGAGGTGGACGACGTGGAGACGCTGAAGGCCCTGTCCGACCCGCTGAGGTTGGCGATCCTGCGCACGATGATGAGCGACGTGCGCGGGTCGCACCGGGTGAAGGACATCGCCCAGCTTCTGGACCAGCCGCCCACCCGGCTCTACCGGCACATCAAGGTGCTCGAGGCGGCGGGCCTGATCAAGGTGACGCAGACCCGGATGGTCTCCGGGATTCAGGAGAGCCAGTACCAGGTGGCGCAGTTCGCCCTGCGGCTGAGTCGCGATCTGCTGGCCGCGCCGGGCAACGCGGGCGAACTGGCCGACGCGTTCGCCGTCGCGCTGAACGACTTCCGCGACCGGCTCGTACGGGACATCATCAGCGGTCGCTTCCAGCCCGAACCGGAGCCCGAGGCCGCGGAGAAGCCTGATCCGCTCGGCCCCATGGTCGTGGCGCTGGACCGCCGGCTGTCGCCGGAGCGGGCCACCGAGTTCCGGTCCCGCCTGTCCGCGCTGATGGAGGAGTTCAACCGCCCCGACGACGAGGAGAACGCCGTCGTGCCGGTCGAGTTCCTGCTGATGTTCTGGGCGCCCAAGGAGCCCACCGGGGAGTCGCCCGCCTAG
- a CDS encoding M1 family metallopeptidase has protein sequence MSGQRTTASDPYFPANGDPRYRVHRYEIALDYRPGPNRLAGTARLSAIVGRAPLTEFDLNLAEFKVGRVQVNGRAPHYTHRGGKLRVRPAKPLTAGAAFTVEIHWSGNPKPVRSPWGGLGWEELTDGALVASQPVGAPSWYPCNDRPADKASYHISVNTPSPYTVVAGGRLLTRTTKASTTTWVYEQTAPTSSYLVGLSIGMYQTVLLGDPGLGGVPQTAHVPAHLLSRFSRDFARQPAMMRVFEELFGPYPLGEYAVVVADEELDVPVEAQGLSLFGANHVDGVRGSERLIAHELAHQWFGNSVTIGDWRHIWLNEGFAKYAEWLWSERSGGRTAQELAAAAHRLLASQPQDLVLADPGRKLMFDDRLYQRGGLAVHAIRCALGEGPFFRMLRDWATAHRHGVVTTAGFTAHVARYAPEPVDGLLASWLHAPALPPLPVQPTPPPAHPPIPSRPGYPPTNGGSAVG, from the coding sequence GTGAGCGGCCAGCGGACAACGGCGTCGGACCCGTACTTTCCGGCCAACGGGGATCCCCGATACCGCGTACACCGGTACGAGATCGCTCTGGACTACCGTCCCGGCCCCAACCGGCTGGCCGGGACGGCCCGGCTGAGCGCGATCGTCGGCCGGGCGCCGCTCACCGAGTTCGACCTCAACCTGGCCGAGTTCAAGGTGGGCCGGGTCCAGGTGAACGGCCGGGCTCCGCACTACACCCACCGGGGCGGCAAGCTGCGCGTCCGGCCCGCCAAGCCCCTCACCGCCGGCGCCGCCTTCACCGTGGAGATCCACTGGTCGGGCAACCCCAAGCCGGTACGCAGCCCCTGGGGCGGCCTCGGGTGGGAGGAGCTCACCGACGGTGCGCTCGTCGCGAGCCAGCCGGTCGGCGCGCCCTCCTGGTACCCGTGCAACGACCGGCCCGCCGACAAGGCCTCGTACCACATCTCGGTCAACACCCCGTCCCCGTACACGGTGGTCGCCGGCGGGCGGCTGCTGACCCGGACGACCAAGGCCTCCACGACCACCTGGGTGTACGAGCAGACCGCCCCGACCTCCAGCTACCTGGTCGGCCTGTCCATCGGCATGTACCAGACCGTGCTGCTCGGCGACCCCGGACTCGGCGGTGTTCCGCAGACCGCCCACGTACCGGCGCATCTGCTGTCGAGGTTCTCCCGGGACTTCGCCCGGCAGCCCGCCATGATGCGGGTCTTCGAGGAGCTGTTCGGCCCCTACCCCCTCGGCGAGTACGCGGTCGTCGTCGCCGACGAGGAGCTGGACGTGCCGGTGGAGGCCCAGGGGCTGTCCCTCTTCGGCGCCAACCACGTGGACGGTGTGCGGGGTTCGGAGCGGCTCATCGCCCATGAGCTCGCGCACCAGTGGTTCGGCAACAGCGTGACCATCGGCGACTGGCGGCACATCTGGCTGAACGAGGGCTTCGCGAAATACGCCGAATGGCTCTGGTCGGAGCGCTCCGGCGGCCGCACCGCGCAGGAGCTGGCGGCCGCCGCACACCGGTTGCTGGCCTCGCAGCCGCAGGACCTGGTCCTCGCCGACCCCGGCCGCAAGCTGATGTTCGACGACCGCCTGTACCAGCGCGGGGGGCTCGCGGTGCACGCGATCCGCTGCGCGCTGGGCGAGGGCCCGTTCTTCCGCATGCTGCGCGACTGGGCCACCGCGCACCGCCACGGCGTGGTGACCACCGCGGGCTTCACCGCGCACGTGGCCCGCTACGCGCCCGAGCCGGTGGACGGCCTGCTCGCGTCCTGGCTCCACGCGCCCGCGCTCCCTCCGCTGCCGGTCCAGCCGACCCCGCCGCCCGCCCACCCGCCGATTCCGTCCCGCCCCGGGTACCCGCCGACGAACGGCGGGTCGGCGGTCGGCTGA
- a CDS encoding RidA family protein, protein MERTAVNPVTWSVDMGFNQGELVSGHTRTLYISGQTAMSGEGKPEHDGDMAAQLALSIDNVEAVLGEAGMSLADLVRLNVYTTDVDLLFRHYGVLAARLGAAGVAPTTTMLGVTRLAIPGQLVELEGTAVA, encoded by the coding sequence ATGGAACGAACTGCGGTCAACCCGGTGACGTGGTCGGTGGACATGGGCTTCAACCAGGGGGAGCTCGTCTCCGGGCACACCCGGACCCTCTACATCTCGGGGCAGACCGCGATGAGCGGCGAGGGCAAGCCCGAGCACGACGGTGACATGGCGGCGCAGTTGGCGCTGAGTATCGACAACGTGGAGGCCGTGCTCGGCGAGGCCGGCATGTCTCTCGCGGACCTCGTCCGGCTCAATGTCTATACGACCGACGTCGATCTGCTGTTCCGGCACTACGGCGTGCTGGCGGCGCGGCTGGGCGCGGCCGGGGTGGCGCCGACCACCACGATGCTCGGGGTGACGCGGCTGGCGATCCCCGGCCAGCTGGTCGAGCTGGAGGGAACCGCCGTCGCGTGA
- a CDS encoding helix-turn-helix transcriptional regulator, with the protein MRADRLVSLVLLLRQRGQLTADTLARELEVSTRTVLRDIEALSASGVPVYAERGRHGGFALSPGFRTELTGLNHDEALALLTAGSGRGELVFGLGSALASAMRKVVDALPEGHRATASDAAQRFLVDPETDLLSRRLVSEEVPGTTMIEVRRAVLAGHKLRIHYAATGQAPRWRTVDPIGLVTVRDRAYLLATRSGEDRTYRLSRVSAAEELPEAAERPNQVDLDRIWRERSARFLSGGDHIVVRVRVNPARREELLDAALAVRAEDPDADGRLVLDVTFQDARHAVWALWQLGADAEALAPESVRTALRDRAAAVARQYGESP; encoded by the coding sequence ATGCGCGCCGACAGGTTGGTCTCGCTGGTCCTGCTGCTGCGTCAGCGCGGTCAGCTGACGGCGGACACGCTCGCCCGCGAGCTGGAGGTGTCCACCCGTACCGTGCTGCGCGACATCGAGGCGCTGTCCGCGTCCGGCGTCCCGGTGTACGCCGAGCGCGGCCGGCACGGCGGTTTCGCGCTGTCGCCCGGTTTCCGAACCGAGCTCACCGGACTGAACCACGACGAGGCCCTGGCCTTGCTGACCGCCGGATCGGGGCGCGGGGAGCTGGTGTTCGGCCTCGGCTCGGCGCTCGCCTCGGCCATGCGGAAGGTGGTCGACGCGCTGCCGGAGGGCCACCGAGCCACCGCGAGCGACGCCGCACAGCGCTTTCTCGTCGACCCGGAGACCGATCTGCTCTCGCGCCGGCTTGTGTCCGAGGAGGTACCCGGCACCACGATGATCGAGGTCCGGCGCGCGGTGCTCGCCGGACACAAGCTGCGCATCCACTACGCGGCCACGGGCCAGGCACCGCGGTGGCGCACGGTGGACCCGATCGGGCTGGTCACCGTACGCGACCGGGCGTACTTGCTGGCCACGAGATCGGGCGAGGACCGCACGTACCGGCTGTCGCGGGTGTCGGCGGCCGAGGAACTCCCCGAAGCGGCGGAGCGACCGAACCAGGTCGATCTGGACCGGATCTGGCGGGAGCGCTCGGCGCGGTTCCTGTCCGGCGGCGACCACATCGTCGTACGGGTACGGGTGAACCCGGCGCGGCGGGAGGAGCTGCTGGACGCCGCGCTCGCGGTCCGCGCGGAAGACCCCGACGCGGACGGCCGGCTGGTGCTGGACGTGACCTTCCAGGATGCGCGGCACGCCGTATGGGCGCTGTGGCAGCTCGGCGCGGACGCGGAGGCCCTGGCCCCGGAGTCGGTGCGCACCGCGCTGCGCGACCGCGCCGCCGCGGTCGCCAGGCAGTACGGCGAGTCGCCCTAG
- a CDS encoding MFS transporter produces the protein MSERLRQRDSEAPATPVPLRRNRRFQILWIGAAAANLGLETVEVAYPLLIMSLTGSPALAGLFGFAQIGTALLVGLPAGAVVDRWDRRRILLISEAVRALTLAFIVLILMAGRANFALLIMAAIVLGAGTAFGAPARMLLIRAVVPDHQLTAALSQDEARSGAAALAGPPLGGALYLVSRTFPFVAAIAGFVISFVCALMIRVPKAASETEPVSNEPVGNEPVGNEPKSALSPLTNVFSGLRELIGDRLLRSALLLVSIFYFSITAAILMVMVTLQDQHHSAGTIGLALSGTAVGMLVGSALVPRLNRRLSPGALLLAASTLTTVAVALLALPLGPVWVFAMLTLAALGLPALKILVDIMIFRQTPDHRRGRAIAATITLIGAGSPLGSLAGGLALQFLGVTGAIVLIAGVQAVITVAGLANRHVRSARWPA, from the coding sequence ATGAGTGAACGCTTACGTCAGCGTGATAGCGAAGCTCCTGCCACGCCCGTGCCCCTGCGCCGTAACCGGCGCTTCCAAATTCTGTGGATCGGGGCGGCCGCAGCCAACCTCGGCCTCGAAACCGTGGAGGTCGCCTATCCCCTGCTGATCATGTCCTTGACCGGATCGCCGGCGCTGGCCGGCCTGTTCGGCTTCGCGCAGATCGGCACCGCTCTCCTGGTCGGACTGCCGGCCGGCGCGGTGGTCGACCGGTGGGACCGGCGCCGCATCCTGTTGATCTCCGAGGCGGTCCGCGCTCTCACTCTGGCGTTCATCGTCCTCATTCTGATGGCCGGCCGGGCGAACTTCGCCCTTCTGATCATGGCCGCGATCGTCCTGGGCGCCGGTACGGCCTTCGGCGCACCCGCCCGCATGCTGCTGATCCGCGCGGTCGTGCCGGACCATCAGCTGACCGCGGCGCTCAGTCAGGACGAGGCGCGCAGCGGAGCCGCAGCCCTGGCGGGACCGCCCCTCGGCGGCGCGCTCTACCTGGTCTCCCGCACGTTCCCGTTCGTCGCGGCGATCGCCGGTTTCGTGATCTCGTTCGTCTGCGCCCTGATGATTCGCGTGCCGAAGGCGGCGAGCGAAACCGAGCCGGTGAGCAACGAGCCTGTGGGCAATGAGCCTGTGGGCAACGAGCCGAAGAGCGCGCTCAGTCCGCTGACCAATGTCTTCTCCGGACTGCGCGAACTGATCGGCGACCGACTGCTGCGGTCCGCGCTGCTCCTGGTCAGCATCTTCTACTTCAGCATCACCGCCGCGATCCTCATGGTGATGGTGACCCTGCAGGACCAGCACCACTCCGCCGGCACGATCGGTCTGGCCCTGTCCGGAACCGCCGTCGGCATGCTCGTCGGCTCGGCGCTGGTGCCACGGCTCAACAGGCGGCTCAGCCCCGGCGCGCTGCTGCTCGCCGCGTCCACGCTGACCACGGTCGCGGTGGCTCTCCTGGCACTCCCGCTGGGACCGGTCTGGGTCTTCGCCATGCTGACCCTGGCGGCGCTCGGGCTGCCGGCACTGAAGATCCTCGTCGACATCATGATCTTCCGGCAGACCCCGGACCACCGGCGAGGCCGTGCCATCGCCGCGACCATCACCCTCATCGGCGCCGGATCCCCGCTCGGTTCCCTGGCCGGCGGTCTGGCCCTGCAGTTCCTCGGCGTCACCGGCGCCATCGTGCTGATCGCGGGCGTCCAGGCCGTGATCACCGTGGCCGGGCTCGCGAACCGGCACGTCAGGTCCGCTCGCTGGCCCGCATGA
- a CDS encoding outer membrane protein assembly factor BamB family protein yields MRRRSWRGLLVVVVGLLLAGCFAPQEPMFGDGAAVPEEASRVRLPVRPGPDGMWVVNSPGWGMFGQGRTLVRQAGPYSRGWRLTLPAEFALTSQWPGTAHSALADDTVVLVGGRDGHRGPSVIAGIDPWDGRLSWRKALPPGSQVLYGWDSGTVVVAECRPGSCRLTGWQPFTGQREWARTVPGVSRVLDACRADAFDARQRLRGNRCQLYLVGSDRIARLDSEDGRPYWEAGLRPPAGVDRIADVSGRIVMVTAPARGSCRATVLTGRASAEIPEARGWQRTFVWDQPQAPRDPRTGCRWDRTLPLTVGFRMTLPDAKGALVIDPYFGPAGHSRRLAPGEYLVTDGSMEEIIRAPGRPDRLLYAADRPVRPEGLSPAAQALAGRFWQDGRRLVLLGYDDRPLWEGESDCQAFLRGGDGGVLTYCDGADLVTVRPVHKD; encoded by the coding sequence ATGCGGCGTCGGTCGTGGCGGGGGCTGCTGGTCGTGGTGGTGGGGTTACTGCTCGCGGGCTGTTTCGCCCCGCAGGAGCCGATGTTCGGTGACGGTGCGGCGGTTCCCGAAGAGGCTTCGCGTGTGCGGCTGCCGGTGCGGCCGGGGCCGGACGGTATGTGGGTGGTGAACAGCCCCGGATGGGGCATGTTCGGCCAGGGCCGGACGCTCGTCCGGCAGGCGGGCCCGTACAGCCGCGGCTGGCGCCTGACGCTGCCCGCCGAGTTCGCTCTGACGTCGCAGTGGCCCGGCACCGCGCACTCCGCGCTCGCCGACGACACGGTGGTGCTGGTCGGCGGACGCGACGGGCACCGCGGGCCGAGCGTGATCGCCGGGATCGACCCGTGGGACGGCCGCCTGTCCTGGCGGAAGGCCCTGCCCCCGGGCAGCCAGGTCCTGTACGGGTGGGACTCCGGGACGGTGGTGGTGGCGGAGTGCCGCCCGGGATCGTGCCGTCTGACCGGTTGGCAGCCGTTCACCGGGCAGCGGGAGTGGGCGCGAACGGTGCCCGGCGTGTCGCGAGTCCTGGACGCCTGCCGGGCCGACGCGTTCGACGCCCGTCAACGCCTTCGTGGGAACCGCTGTCAGCTTTACCTGGTCGGCTCCGACCGCATCGCCCGACTCGACTCGGAGGACGGCCGGCCGTACTGGGAGGCGGGGCTGAGGCCCCCCGCCGGCGTCGACCGGATCGCCGACGTCAGCGGACGGATCGTCATGGTCACCGCCCCGGCCAGGGGGAGCTGCCGCGCCACCGTCCTCACGGGGCGGGCATCGGCGGAGATCCCCGAAGCCCGCGGCTGGCAGCGGACGTTCGTCTGGGATCAGCCCCAGGCCCCGCGCGATCCGCGCACCGGGTGCCGCTGGGACCGTACTCTTCCGCTGACCGTCGGCTTTCGCATGACGCTGCCGGATGCCAAGGGGGCCCTGGTGATCGACCCCTACTTCGGCCCCGCCGGCCACTCCCGGCGGCTCGCCCCGGGCGAATACCTGGTCACCGACGGCAGCATGGAGGAGATCATCCGCGCACCCGGCCGCCCGGACCGGCTCCTGTACGCAGCCGACCGTCCGGTCCGCCCCGAAGGTCTGAGCCCCGCGGCACAGGCCCTCGCGGGCCGCTTCTGGCAGGACGGCCGGAGGCTGGTCCTGCTCGGCTACGACGACCGCCCGCTGTGGGAGGGGGAGTCGGACTGCCAGGCCTTCCTGCGTGGTGGCGACGGCGGTGTCCTCACCTACTGCGACGGCGCCGATCTGGTGACCGTGCGCCCCGTACACAAGGACTGA
- a CDS encoding sulfotransferase family protein — protein MLKQPIFIVGHPRSGTSLVRSLIERSEHVWSIGREGKPIWERDSLHPSRRGWHSNALDASDATPEVAAQLNTDLLAAARKPGAEWSVGDKLDFLGFISAQGLQPHYYDVPLKALQERFPGDVPVGPPTTRDGGELDEITPFCFPPRGPRPTEAELTDGIRLVEKSIQSCFRIPFLQALYPDAKYVFVVRDPRTSIGSLMDAWLNPRMFFSYPVPVPLRIKGYSDVFPWGKQWWNLSLPPGWQDWVDLPLAEVCAHNWLAHNRAVLDAAQALAPTGNSVLVRYEDVKTDPVATMEAVAEAVDLPFADAWGRRDLPVVMTQTVPDPDKWLRHESEIRKVLPLVGDLAKEAGYDDC, from the coding sequence ATGCTCAAGCAGCCCATCTTCATCGTCGGCCACCCCCGTTCCGGCACCAGCCTCGTCCGCAGCCTGATCGAACGCAGCGAGCACGTCTGGAGCATCGGCCGCGAAGGCAAGCCGATCTGGGAACGTGACAGCCTGCACCCCAGCCGGCGCGGCTGGCACTCCAACGCCCTGGACGCCTCCGACGCGACCCCCGAGGTGGCGGCCCAGCTGAACACGGACCTGCTCGCCGCCGCGCGCAAGCCCGGCGCGGAGTGGTCGGTCGGCGACAAGCTCGACTTCCTCGGCTTCATCAGCGCCCAGGGCCTTCAGCCGCACTACTACGACGTGCCGCTCAAGGCCCTCCAGGAGCGCTTCCCGGGCGACGTGCCGGTAGGCCCGCCCACCACGCGGGACGGCGGCGAACTCGACGAGATCACACCGTTCTGCTTCCCGCCGCGCGGCCCGCGCCCCACCGAGGCCGAACTCACCGACGGGATCCGGCTGGTGGAGAAGAGCATCCAGTCCTGCTTCCGGATCCCGTTCCTGCAGGCCCTCTACCCGGACGCCAAGTACGTCTTCGTCGTCCGTGATCCGCGCACCAGCATCGGCTCCCTGATGGACGCCTGGCTCAACCCGCGGATGTTCTTCTCCTACCCGGTGCCGGTGCCGCTGCGCATCAAGGGCTACTCGGACGTGTTCCCGTGGGGCAAGCAGTGGTGGAACCTGAGCCTGCCGCCCGGCTGGCAGGACTGGGTGGACCTGCCGCTGGCCGAGGTCTGCGCACACAACTGGCTGGCCCACAACCGGGCCGTCCTGGACGCCGCCCAGGCCTTGGCCCCCACCGGCAACTCCGTCCTCGTCCGCTACGAGGACGTCAAGACCGACCCGGTGGCCACGATGGAGGCCGTGGCCGAGGCGGTGGACCTGCCCTTCGCCGACGCCTGGGGCCGCCGCGACCTCCCCGTCGTCATGACCCAGACCGTCCCCGACCCCGACAAGTGGCTCCGCCACGAGTCCGAGATCCGCAAGGTCCTGCCGCTCGTCGGCGACCTCGCCAAGGAGGCCGGCTATGACGACTGCTGA
- a CDS encoding quinone oxidoreductase family protein, producing MKAIQVSKAGGPDVLELVDLPRPSPRAGEALVRLAAAGVNYVDVYIRSGLYPQELPFVPGQEGAGTVVEVGPGVREVAVGDVVAWANLPGSYAEYALLRADRLVPVPDGLAPELAAATVLQGMTAHYLCHDTYPVQAGDTVVVHAAAGGVGMLLTQLVRLRGGTVIGTASTEAKAEAARAAGAVEVVDYRPGALLEAVRRHSGGHGAAAVFDGIGGPTFDESLAALRPRGVLAVYGQSGGAVPPFDLQRLNAAGSVYVTRPNLTHHIQDRAELLRRGTAVLQLVRDGRLRVRIGQRFALSDAADAHAALEARTTIAKTLLICSEERG from the coding sequence ATGAAAGCGATTCAGGTCAGCAAGGCCGGCGGGCCCGACGTGCTCGAACTCGTCGACCTGCCACGCCCCTCGCCGCGAGCGGGCGAGGCGCTGGTGCGGCTCGCCGCCGCCGGGGTCAACTACGTCGACGTCTACATCCGGTCCGGCCTCTATCCGCAAGAACTGCCGTTCGTCCCCGGGCAGGAGGGCGCCGGCACCGTCGTCGAGGTCGGGCCCGGGGTGCGCGAGGTCGCCGTCGGTGACGTCGTCGCCTGGGCGAACCTGCCGGGATCCTATGCGGAGTACGCGCTGCTGCGCGCGGACCGGCTGGTGCCGGTGCCGGACGGACTGGCCCCCGAGCTCGCCGCGGCCACCGTGCTCCAGGGCATGACCGCGCACTACCTGTGCCACGACACGTATCCGGTCCAGGCCGGCGACACCGTCGTCGTACACGCGGCCGCGGGCGGTGTCGGCATGCTGCTGACCCAGCTCGTGCGGCTGCGCGGCGGCACGGTGATCGGCACCGCGTCGACCGAGGCCAAGGCCGAGGCCGCGCGTGCCGCCGGCGCCGTCGAGGTCGTCGACTACCGGCCGGGCGCGCTGCTGGAGGCGGTGCGGCGGCACAGCGGCGGGCACGGCGCCGCCGCGGTGTTCGACGGCATCGGCGGCCCGACGTTCGACGAAAGCCTCGCCGCGCTGCGCCCGCGCGGAGTCCTGGCGGTCTACGGGCAGTCCGGCGGCGCGGTGCCGCCGTTCGATCTCCAGCGCCTCAACGCCGCCGGGTCCGTATACGTGACCCGTCCCAACCTGACCCACCACATCCAGGACCGGGCAGAGCTGCTCCGCCGCGGAACGGCCGTACTCCAGCTGGTCCGTGACGGTCGTCTGCGGGTCCGGATCGGACAGCGGTTCGCCCTGTCCGACGCGGCGGACGCCCATGCAGCTCTCGAAGCCCGCACCACGATCGCCAAGACACTGCTCATCTGTTCCGAGGAGCGCGGCTGA
- a CDS encoding 2-phosphosulfolactate phosphatase, which yields MDARFVGIADLVEAPSVAVVIDVMRAYTVAAWAFAQGAEKIVLAESLDEALALKARHPDWVALKDGPPAPGFGAVNSPGLLRSIDLSGRTVVQKTTAGTVGALAVKDASLVLCAGFVVAEATARVLRTRNSDSVTFVVTGEDGRAEEDLACAQYIARRVTETGADAGEYLRRGAASRAATELAEGVREGAHPDDIALCLELDRFPFAMVAALEGSLMVLRPCPVPPDGPAL from the coding sequence ATGGACGCTCGATTCGTTGGTATCGCTGATCTGGTCGAAGCCCCGTCCGTGGCGGTCGTGATCGACGTCATGCGCGCTTACACCGTTGCCGCCTGGGCCTTCGCCCAGGGGGCGGAGAAGATCGTTCTCGCCGAGTCGCTGGACGAGGCCCTGGCGCTCAAGGCCCGCCACCCGGACTGGGTGGCGCTCAAGGACGGTCCGCCCGCGCCCGGGTTCGGTGCCGTCAACTCGCCCGGCCTGCTGCGCTCGATCGACCTGAGCGGCCGGACCGTCGTGCAGAAGACCACGGCGGGGACGGTCGGCGCCCTCGCGGTGAAGGACGCGTCGCTGGTCCTGTGCGCCGGCTTCGTGGTCGCGGAGGCGACGGCAAGGGTCCTGCGGACACGGAACAGCGACAGCGTCACCTTCGTGGTCACCGGCGAAGACGGTCGGGCCGAGGAAGACCTGGCGTGTGCCCAGTACATCGCTCGGAGGGTCACCGAGACGGGGGCGGACGCCGGCGAGTACCTCCGCCGAGGCGCCGCGTCACGCGCCGCCACCGAGCTGGCGGAGGGGGTGCGTGAAGGAGCCCATCCCGATGACATCGCCCTCTGCCTTGAGCTCGACCGGTTCCCCTTCGCCATGGTGGCTGCCTTGGAAGGCTCCCTCATGGTCCTCCGCCCGTGCCCCGTGCCTCCCGACGGCCCCGCCCTCTAG